The sequence below is a genomic window from Zhongshania aliphaticivorans.
TACCATTCGCCTTGGGTCCTTGAAAACGCACCACGGCAATAAAATCGCGATTAAGATCACCAGAATCAAAGCGGGCCTTCATTTCATCTTGGTCATTAAAAATAACCGCAGGCGCCGTTAACACGCGATACTCAGGCTTGACTGCCGAGGTTTTAATCACCGAGCGTCCAAGGTTGCCCTGCAACAAGCGCAAGCCCCCTTCTTTGCTAAAGGGCTTTTTGACTGTGGCGATAATCTCTGCGTCCAAACTGACTGTCGGCCCATCGCGCCACACTAAACTGCCATCCTGATCTAAAAAGGGCTCTTTGCAATAACGCCGCATGCCACCTGCACCAGCGACCGTGCTCACATCGTTATGAAGCAGCCCGTTATCCAGCAATTCTTTAATTAATAGCGGCATGCCGCCGGCAGCCTGAAAATGATTTACATCGGCTAAGCCATTAGGGTAAATCCGGCACAACAAGGGCACCACTTCCGACAGCTCGGCCATGTCTTGCCAATTAATAATTACCCCAGCTGCGCGGGCAATGGCGACGAGGTGGATGGTGTGATTCGTAGAACCACCGGTTGCCAACAAGCCAATAATGCCGTTGATAATGCTCTTTTCATTAATCATCTCACCGAGCGGCAAAAACTCCGGCGATAGCGGCGACAATGTATTCAGCGTAGCAACCGCGGCTTTGGTCATTGCTTCGCGCATCGGCGTGCCCGGATTAATAAACGAACTGCCGGGCAACTGCATACCCATAATTTCCATCAGCATTTGGTTGCTATTTGCAGTGCCGTAAAAAGTGCAGGTACCGGCGCTGTGATAAGACTCACTTTCCGCCTTGAGCAATTCCGCTCGCCCTACCTTGCCTTCGGCGTAAAGCTGGCGAATACGGCTTTTCTCGGCGTTGGGCAGCCCCGACTCCATCGGCCCTGCGGGTACAAACAAACAGGGCAAATGCCCAAAGGCCAGCGCACCAATTGCCAAGCCCGGTACAATCTTGTCGCACACACCAAGACATAAAACGCCATCAAACATATCGTGAGAAAGCGCAACGCCAGCCGCCATCGCAATATTGTCGCGACTAAAGAGCGACAGTTCCATGCCCTCACGCCCCTGGGTCACGCCGTCGCACATCGCCGGCACACCACCAGCGAACTGAGCTACGGCGCCCAACTCGCGAGCCGCCGCTTTAATTTGCGCGGGGTAATCCTGAAACGGCTGGTGGGCCGACAACATATCGTTATAAGAAGAGACAATGGCAAAGTTCGCCGCGCGATCTATCGCCAGTGCAGACTTGTCGTGAGCATCTGAAGCGGCAAAACCGTGCGCTAAATTACCGCAGGATAAATGCCCTCGCGACACCCCAGGGCGATGGGCGCGACGAATTTTTTCAAGATACGCTTGCCGACTTGCTGCACTGCGCTCGATTACCGCTTGGGTGACCTTGTTGATAACTTCGTTAAGCACGCTATTTATCCTCACTGGGTCAGCCTTCCATCGTCATATGGCAAGGCTACACTGGATCAAATTTTAATTAACTAAATTAACCAATATACACAAAAAACCACTAAATAATATTTAAATGTAATTTTATTACACAAAAGCTTGTGTAACTAGCATACTGAATTAACACACCTCCGCAGACAGGCGCGCCAAGAGGGCTTCAGTAGAGGGGTCATGCCGCGCGCCAACTGAATCCTCACCGCACATCTCCCTACATATCCGCGATGCCAACTGTTTGCCTAACTCTACACCCCATTGATCAAAGGAGTTAAGGCCCCAAATAACACCTTGGCAAAATACCTTATGCTCATAAAGCGCGATTAGGCTGCCAAGTACTTTTGGACTCAGCTCAGGTATTAACAAGCAATTGCTAGGCCGGTTACCCGGCATTGTCTTATGCGCTACAAGTAAATCGAGCTTATCTGGCGCCAGCGAGCACTCGGCAAGTTCCGCTCGAAGCTGCTCCGCTGATTTACCGCACATCAAAGCCTCGGCTTGTGCCACTGCATTAGCGACAAGTATTTGGTGTTGCTCGGCATGTTCTGGCGCCTCGTGCGAAGTCGGAACAAGAAAATCACAGGGAATGAGATCTTGGCCTTGATGGATTAATTGGTAGAAAGCGTGCTGCCCATTCGTGCCCGGCTCACCCCAGATCACCGATCCCGTTGCCCAGCTCGCCGGAGCACCATCTTTTTGAATCGACTTACCGTTACTCTCCATATCCAATTGCTGCAAATAGGCAGGTAAGCGCGCTAAACGCTGGCTATACGGCAGCACAGCATAGCTTTGCGAGTTAAAAAATTGACGGTACCAAATACCCAGTACGGCCAGAACGAGCGGCATATTCTCTTTCAGTGGTGCCGACCGGAAGTGCTCATCCATTTCCTCAGCACCTGCCAACAACTCGTCAAACCCCTCAGGGCCAATTGCGATTGCGATTGGCAGCCCCACTGCAGACCACAGTGAATAGCGCCCGCCCACCCAATCCCAAAAACAGAATATGTTCGCGTCCAGATAGCCAAGCGCTATAGCGGCGCTCGGGCGTGCAGTAACGGCAAGCATATGCTGCTGTAAACTATTATCGTCCACAGCCAAATCTAACCCCGCAGCCAACCACCGTTTTGCCAGTCCCGCATTAGCCAAGGTCTCTTGGGTTGTGAAGGTCTTCGACGCGACAATGAACAAAGTAGTGGCAGGGTTTAAATCAGACAAAATATCGCAAATCAGCACCGGATCAACATTAGATACAAAGTGCATTTTAGGGCCACTGCGACCATAAGGCGCTAGCGCTTGCGTCACCATCGCAGGGCCAAGGTCCGAGCCACCGATGCCGATATTAACAACGTCACGAATCACCTCGCCGGTGGCACCCAGCCACTGGCCATTGCGCACCGCGGCAGCGCAATCAGCAAGGCGCTGCCGCTGCTCGCGTATCGCTGGCATAACATTGACGCCCTCTGCCACAATCGAATCCGGACCGTTATAACGCAAAGCTGTGTGCAAAACCGCTCGGTCTTCAGTGTTGTTAATAGCCTGACCCGTAAACATCGCCTCTCGCGCCGCACCCAGCTCCGAAGCCGCCGCCAGTTCAAAAAGATGATCTAAGGCCTCGTCATCAATGCGATTTTTTGAATAGTCAAGAAAGAGATTTGCCGCAGCAAGGGAATAGCGCTCAACCCGCCGCGGATCTTGCGCGAATAAATCGCGCATATGTATCGATTCCAGCCGCGAGAAATCCTGCTGGAGCACCGGTAAAAACGCCCTATTAACTAACGAAACCGACATATGGGTAATTTCCTATAATATTAAATCTAGATACGGATGCTTATTATTAGTTAGCGTTCTCAGCATCTCTATCTATGCAGGATTCATAAATTTCTGAATTTCGTGAATTGAAATTTTGGGCGTTGCTCCATGATTCTGCGCTACCAACGCACCAACCGCACATGCAAAATCAACAGCATATTGCGCATCTTTGCTAACACTTAACTGATAAATCAACGAGGCTAGAAAAGAATCTCCCGCGCCAACGGTATCCGCTACATTAATCAAAAAACCGGAGTTGTAGTAGGTTTTGTCACCTACTTTAAGCAGGGCGCCGTGTCGGCCCTTAGTGACGCATATATTAGAGGTATTAGTTTTATTCCCTATAAATTCAATATTCTGTTCCAAGGAATTAAATTTCGATCCCATTGCACCCGCAATTTCAAATAACTCATCATCATTAAGTTTTATAAAATCGGCTACGTTCATCAGCTCTACTAGAGTATCAAGCGCATAGTGTGGTTTTCGCAGGTTAACGTCAAAAACTTTGTAAACAGAACATTTGACTAACTGCCGCAAGGTATTGAGGGAAACCTCGCTGCGCGCGACCAAACTTCCAAAAACAAATATATCTGACGACTCAACACGCTCAGCAATCTTAGGTGTTAGTTCAATATTATCCCAAGCAGTATCTGTAGCAATCTCGTACGTTGCCGACCCACCCTTATCGAGAATAACCTCAACAGTACTTGTTTTTTTATTCGGATTAACTACTACTAAGTCAGAATCTAAGCCGCGTTCTTTTATATCGCTTAACAACTCATTGCCCAACGCATCGCTACCAACTGCGCTTAATATATGTGCCTCTACTCCCAACGATTGTAAGCGCAGGCAAACATTGAGAGGCGCACCACCTAAGCGTTTGCCACTATCAAAATAGTCCCAAAGCACCTCACCAAAACAACTTACTACAAGCGCTTCAGATGATTTTCTGTCAACAATTAAACCTGCCATCAGCTCACCTCTTCAGCTACAATTCTGTGTTTTTCCGAGAGAACACGATTCATAATTTCTCGTATGTCACTCGAGGGGGAATACAAGGAATCAATTGCTTTCGTATAATTAAGAGTAAACTCGCTATTCTCAACTAGATTTCCAAAAAAATGACGATTTCTCAAAAATGAAAGCTTATCTTCAGCGGTTTTTTGCGCGTACGCAGCCAGCTCTACAGCCATTGCATCTTGAATAGTAATCGCTAGCTGGGCTTGATTAAGCGCTTTATCGCTGTAAAAACACCAAGCCGCTATGACTAAAATCGCGAGAGATGAATCTCGCCCCTTGTCTATATTTTCGAAAATAGAAGACAGCAAAAACTTGGGTAGCTTAGCGGAGCTCTCAGAGCAAATACGAACCAGACTATCTTTAATATTTGGGTTCGCAAAGCGCTCAATAAGAGTGTCTTTGTAACCATCTAAATCGATTCCATCTAGATCATCCAGCAAAGGCGTTACTTCTAGATCCATAAACGCACGTAAGTACTGAGCGAAACACACATCAGACACCGTTTCGTCTATCGTTTCATAGCCATAAATAGAGCCAAGCAAACCAAGGACAGAATGCCCAGCATTCAGTAGCCGGATTTTCATTTTCTCAAATGGCGTAACATCACTTACAAACTGAGCCCCGACTAGGTCCCAATTCGGACGGCCGCAGCAAAAATCATCCTCAATGACCCATTGCGAAAATGATTCGCAGGTAATTGGCCATTGATCAATTACCTGAAAGGTGTTTTCTACGTAAGCAATATCTAACTTGCTTGTTACTGGTGTAATGCGATCCACCATCGCATTCGGAAAAGAGACGTTTTCTTCTATCCATTGACTTAAGCTAGGATCTAGCCGCTCAGCCAACGCCGTTATCATTTTCCGCGTGATCGCCCCATTATGTTGAATATTGTCACACGACTGTACCGTGAATGGGCCTAGGCCACTGACCATGCGTTTTTTCAAGGCGGCAATGATATAAGCAAATGCTGTTCTTGGGTCATTTGGATTCTGAATATCATGGCGAACATCGTCATTATCAAAATCAAACTCACCGGTCTCGGGATGGATATGATAACCACCTTCAGTGATGCTTAAAGAGACAATTTTGGTATCACTATGCGCTAATTTATCAATTACTTTTTGCTTATCTTCCGGTGCAAAAATAAAATCGATCATTGACCCTATAATCTTATTGTCAATTGTCCCGTTTGGATGACGAACCACCAAAGAATAGAGGTAATCTTGTTTGACGAGGATATCTCGCAAGTCACTATTACAATCCAGCAAACCGACGCCACATATTCCCCACTGCTCTGAACCCGGTGACTTCAATAGCTCGTTAAGATATGCAGCTTGGTGCGAGCGATGAAAACCACCCACACCAATATGAACAATTCCCGCCTTAAGCTGGCTGCGATCATATGTTGGAACATCAATATGGCTAGGCAATCTCGCCAATATCGACGAATTCAAGAATCCTTTATTCACTTGTTCGTGCGGTGCAGTATTCATATTCTACGCTCTACAAATAAGTTGATAACTAAAAAATATTTTGTCTTTGGCACATTGAAAAATCGCTGCAAGCATTAAGCATTAAGCTTTTTTTGACGGCGCAATGAAGTGTAGGCGCTGCCAAAATAGGCAATAGTGAAAATAAAGCAATAAGTCTCAAACTGGGATTTGTTAATTCTGTAAATTTCCATACTGGAACTAAAGAACATAACCTGGCAGGCGAATCCAGCAATAATAAGCAATGAAATTACGGATACCGCATTGAGAACTCTACTTACGACACTGGTGTCAACCACAAAAGCTTGATCATGAATAGCTTGTGCATCTTGAAACTCAACTATTTGCTGTTGCTCAAGTGCTTCTGCTGCTATCTCTTCACTGTAATTCCTGTCCGCACCATATTTTTTAGCCAACAAGGTGTAAGTAACAATCGTGAACATCCACGTTGGGATAAACAAATAGTAGAAAGACATAACGTCGAGAGCATTCAATCCAAAACCAAACATTAGCGCCAAAGCCCAAGAGCCTATGGCGGGTACACTTCGAGAAATATTCTGGTATTTCGCCCAATATCTGGTTAAGCCAATTTTTGGGAACAAAACGTGTTCAGCAAACACAATCCCACCAACAGGAACAACCAAGAGCCCTGCATACGTCAACAGCGGTAACATCTGCGAGAATACAAAGGGAAAGCAGGCGATAATAACGGTTACAACACCAACAACTGCGGTAGTTTTTTCTCTGGAATGATTAACAAAAATGGATTGCGCTGCCAAACCAGCGCGATACAAGTTGGCATTAGCGGTAGTCCAGCCCGCGATAATGATAATGACAAATCCTGTTAAGCCCAGCGCGTGATAAGCAACATCGCCAGGATCCAAACTGGTAATCGTAGTTTTCAGAAGAACAGCGGCGCCAGCGCCCATAATTCCTGCCGAAATCCACGCAATATAATGCCCGAAAAACATCCCAACACCAGACAATAAGCCGTAGCGCTTCCGCTTAGCAAAGCGAAATATCGCCATATCGATCAAACCAAAATGGGTAATCGAGTTCGCCGCCCAGGCAAAACCAATGACTTCTAACAGCCCAATCCCTTTCTCGCCACTACCGGTAAAGCCGGTCCATATAGAACTGTCACCTATCGCAATAAAATCAGACCAATTAGTAATCGCTGTATCGCCCAGCACATGAAAAGACAAGCCTGGGAACAAATTGAATGAGCCCGCGATAAAAATAACAAATAGCCATGGCGCACAAACCTTAGAAAAATCAGCCACAGTCGAGAATCCGTACATAGCAACCAGCACAACAATTGAACCCATGGCAATAACAATAAGAACAAACCAAAAGCTACTAGGATACCAATTGAGCTGTGCAGGTATATTAAATAAAAACCTAACAGCAGTGGACGACACCGTGATCATTGCCGCAGATATCACCGAGAAAATAGCGACGTTCGCCCAGTTATAAAGCTTGGTCATCGAGTTTCCGGCAATTTTGTTCAAGTAATTGTATAAACTCAATCGAGTTTCTACTGCAATTGGGGCGGTCAACAACCACCACGAACACATCGCCAGCAAATTACCAATTAACAAACCGAGTAAAATATCTTTAGTTGCGGCACCTAAGGCAACGAAGGTCGCGCCAATCACAAATTCCGTCGCAGCAACATGTTCGCCAGCATATAAACCAGCGAAATGTTTCCAACCATGTAATTTGTTGTTTGCAACGGGTAATTGCTCTTCATTAACGTCGGAAAATAAAATATTAATTTTATTACTAGGCATTTTACGACTTCCTATTTACTAGGTATCACCCTCGCTATACGGGTATGTGATATAAATTTTAAGATAAAGATCGAAAGTGCTAGATCGCCAGCTCTGTTGTTAACCAAGCTTAGTTAAGTCACTTAAAGGCACAGCAGTTCGATCTCCCGAAACGACTATTGCGATGATAAATTAAGCAGGGCTTTGGCCGTATATTCATTAGTAATTAGAGAATTAAGCAGTTTTCCTTTCAGCGCCGCATGGATAGCAACAATTTTATCCTCTCCGGCGGCAATTCCATATACCGGCTTTTTCGCGTTTATTATTAAAGGGGCACTCACCACTCTTTTATTTATTTCGTTTTTAAGAAGCTTGCCATTGTCGTCATACAGCCAACTGATGACCTCACCTTTTGCACCATCAGTCATGACGGCATCCAGTTCGTCATCGTCGATAAAGCCATCTACAAACAACGGGGAACTGTCCGTAATCTGGCCCACACCGACGAAAGTTGCGTCTGCTTGTTCAATTAAACGAAAGATACTCTTTACCGGCTGCAGGCTATGGAGCATTTTCTTCTCTTGCACAGACGATGCAATAACAGGAAGAGGCATGGGGTAATGCTTGGCGTTAACTCGATTAGCCATGGACACAACAATATCAAATGCCGAGGCGGCGCCGTCTGACATCATATTACCGAGCATGGAAACTAACTTATGGTGGTGGCATTGCATCGCAGGAAGCTCATCGATACATGCTTTTAAAGCTCTGCCTGTACCAAATGCTAGGACTTTTGGTGTTTCGGATTTTAGATAGCGCTCTAGTATTGCGGCACCGCACTGGGCAAGCCCGTGATTATCATTAGGTGAGGACGGGTCGCTTGGAACAACTTCGCAATCGAGCATACCAAACCTTTCTTTAAGTTGTTGAGCTAACTCCATGCATTGTGTTATTGGATGCTCCAAGCGCACTTTCACCAAGCCTTCACTGACAGCAAGTGCGACCAAGCGCTGAGCTGATTGCCTAGAAACGTCCAGTTTTTGAGCAATTTCATCCTGGGTATTCTTAGCAACGTAATAGAGCCATGCTGCGCGGGCAGCATCGTCTAATCGTTTCAACTCGGAGTTCGATTTATTATCCATAGTGATACCCTAATAATTATTATTTAATGACAATTATCTTATGTAAGTTGACTATTCAGCTGCTGGCAGCAGTTCTACTAGATCTTTCCAATGCGGTATCACTGGAACGTGGGGAAATGCATCTATAACCTTTGATACTGTACCGGCAAGATGGCGCCCACCAGTGTAATGAGCTACCTGCATCCCGGCCGAAATCGCTGCGGTCACCCCTGCATGACTATCCTCAATAACTAAGCACTCGCTGGGTGCGACCCCCATCTTTGTCGCGGCATACAGAAACAAATCTGGCGCCGGTTTACCCTGCGATACATCCTCAGCGGTAAATATCTTGGCTGTAAAAAAATCCTCTAAACCGCTAATTCGAAGTGCTTCGGCCGTGCGTTCTGGGCTACTACTGGTCGCCAAACAGAACTGCAGCTGCAGTCCAGATAAAAGTGCTTGAACGCCGTCTGTCGGTTGTAGCTCACACCTAAACTGTTCAAGCAGAACGGTGCGATACTCTGCTTCAAAAGACTTAGGCAAATTCACGTGAAAATTATCAAACACCTTTTCGCGAACGGATTTAAAGCTATACCCGAGAAAATGACGTTGAACATACTGAAAATCAATATCGACTCTTAGCTCGCGTAATTTCTCAATTAAAACTGTGGCGCTGATAATTTCGCTATCAATTAGCACGCCATCGCAGTCAAAAATAATCAGCTTAATATTATTATTCATTGCCATACCTATCACGTTTTGCATCGAGGACACCACAAGCTAGCTGTTGCTCCGATGAATATAGCTCGCCATACGAAAGCTATCGGTAATCGCGATAACTACGGTCTTCTCACTGCCCGAAGAGGCGTGAGCAAAAGCTCAGCTATCGAGCAGATTCCCACACACTAACCCCAATGTCAATCATGAATTCACCACCAAACACCAATATTAGCCTCACAGAAAGACCAAGGAGTTATTGTTACCTGCCCCTACAAAGAAGCCTCCAACACAATAAATCCTACTTAAGCAATTGATTAATAATACATTTAATATATTACCCTGAAAAAATCTAAGCGTGTACACCCAACAAAACTTGACGCCGAAATAACATACTGGGAATATGCTCATACTGTGAGCCATTGCCCACATAAGTTAATTTAATAAAAATATGACGATTTTGGCGCACCACACCAGTACCACATGACAATAATCAGACCTGCAAAGCCAGGCAAAACAACAAGGTAATAACCATGATAAAAAAACGCGTAACCCAATTAATCTGTGCTCGCTTGACCCTAGTTATTTCCTGCATAGCACTGTCAAACCCGACATTTTCCGCTGAATTTCTCGATAATAAAATTCAAGCCAAATTAATGCTTATGCAGGGTTTCCAAGCAATAGAGGCAAAGCCAGGTGCGTTTGAAATACCCAATACCGATATGGCACCGGGCTTCCAACGGCTTCGCTTTAATATTGAGCTAGCTGTTAAAGTTCACGATCACGTTACCGTCTATGTTGACCTCGGCGAAGAACCCAATGATTTCGGCACTGATGACCAGTTTGAAATTTCCCAAGATTTAGGCTACATCGACCTAGATATTTTCGGCCTAGCTGGAAGCGCTCAACAAGACCAAAGCTGGCTATTTCGTGCTGGGAACATTGTTTCCACGGTATTTGAGTTCCGGGGCTATTCGGACGGCGCCGCTGTACAAAGCAACCCACTTATTGGCAATTCCCCTATTGACTTTGTTACTGCAGAATCCGGCATTCAGAGCTTGTGGTCACACAAGGTGTCTGATTCGGTAATCACACAAGTGAATGCCGACATTGGCTTTACAGTACCGACGTTCTTTGAAGACTACAGTGGAGATCGAGGTTTCAACACCTTCGGTCGGCTGTCGCTTAACACGGGTTTCGGTTTAAATTTAGGCCTAGGCTGGTTTATCAGCAGTTTAGGTGACCAAGTCACTAACCGACCCTTTGCCGACGTGCAAACCGCTGGGCTAATTCAAGGCGATGGTGACAACTATAATTTCGCTGCGTCCGGTGCAAGTTCACGCGACACCCACGCTGGCCTACTGCCGGGCTTAGACGCGAATATTTTTCAAATCAACGCTCACTACCAAGCCCGCCCAGGCACCGAATTCCGTGGCTGGGCGGGTATCGCTAAAGATGAATTCAGCTTCGTTGATAGTAATGGCGATCAAACTGTAGCCAGTCAAGCCGTTGCTTATCAAGAGATCGCTAGCGAAATTAACTACTACGCAATCGAGGCCACACAATACCTCACACTCAACCGCTTATACATTGCATCGCGCTTTAGTTCGGCCACCAACAAGAGTGATAATATTTCTGGCGACAAGGACCTTAATCGCATCCAGCTCGGCCTAGGCTGGTGGCTAACGGACAACACCCTGTTCAAAGCGGAGTACGTCAAACAATCGGAAGGAAATACCTCCGCTGGGCAAATCGGCGCTGATTGGGATGGACTAACGGCAGAATTATCGGTTGTTTTCGACTAATTACTCTTCGCGCCAACCTCATTGAGGTAGAGCCGCGTATGGCCGTATGGTTTTAGAAACTGAGCCTGGGGTAGAACCTGGCCCATTGTGGATGGGACGGTGTGATTAACAGGGTTTGATGAGTGCCATCCCCCCTTAATGGGGTAGAGCCGCTTGACCGCTTGGCATTGGCGGCGCGGCGCATACTAAGAGGTCAACGACCACTTTCTCCCGGTGACAACGGGTGCGGCTAGATGGTCAAATTCGACACCCTTTGAAACGAGTTTTGTCACAGATTTGTCACTGGGGCGTCACAGAGGAATTTCAGGCATAAAAAAACCCAGACCGGAGGTCTAGGTTTCTTCATATAAGTCAAAGACTTATGTTTGGTGCGCCCGGCACGATTCGAACGTGCGACCGCCTGGTTCGTAGCCAGGTACTCTATCCAGCTGAGCTACGGGCGCTTCAGGCTGCGTACTATATGGATGTCGCCTCCCGCTGTCAACGACTTCGTGAAATAAATTCGTAATTAGTGATTTCTGCTCAAAAAATCGCCAAGATATTGATATATAACAGCATTCGGGTAATTCACTAACACAAATCAACCCTTAAAATACAGCGTTCAAAGCACTTTTTAATCATCTTCATTAATCAGCTAACTGCCCCGGCGTTAAAAGGTAGTGACCCACAAACCACTCCTGACCACCTCGGTAAGCAAACAACTCAGAGCAAGCGAGCATAAACATCCGCCAACGCTGGAACTGAATTTTGGGATTGGGTGCATCTTTTAGAATACTTAAGGCTTGGGCTTTGTTGGCATCTAGCTTAACTAACCACGCTTCAAGGGTTTTGGAGTAGTGCTCGCCATTGACTCGCCAACTGTCAACCATGCGCATATGTTCAGAGAAGTGCATTAAGGTGTCAAAGGCAGGCATTTGACCACCACTGAAGAAGTTGTCGGTCATCCAGCCACCATCAAAGGGGTAATGTAAGTAGGCGTGACAGAAGATGTGCACGAACATTAGCCCGTTCGGTTCTAGCCAGCCAGAGACATTAGCGAGTAATTCTCGGTAATTGCGCACATGCTCGAGCATTTCTATGGTCACGACTCTGTCGAAGCGCTCGGTTAATGTTAATTCACCCACATTGCAGGTTATAACCTTTACATTATTCAATCCACGCAACGCAGCTTGTGCCTCGATAAATGCCCGCTGAGCACTAGAGTTAGACACTGCCGTAATTTGCGACTGGGGGTAGCGAGCCGCAGCCCAGAGGGTAAAGCTCCCCCAGCCGCAACCCAAGTCCAATATCTTTTGGCCATTTTCGAGTTGTGCCCTTTCGGCATAAATCGCCAGCATGGCTTGCTCGGCATCCGCGAGGCTTTGGCAGTTTTCGCCCCACCAGCAACTGCTGTATTTCAAACACGGCCCGAGCATAAGTTGGAATAAAGCCGCGGGTACTTCGTAGTGCTGTTCATTTGCTTCACCGGTTTTAATGGCAATGGCGGAGACACTAAGTTCGTGACGAAATTGGCGACGGCGCGCCTCATTGCGATGTAAGTCGCCACTGCATTCTTGCACTAGACGATCCGCTAACTCTCGCCGTATACCTCGACGCAGCAAAGGATCAGGCACAAGACCACGCTCGGCAAGCATAATAGGACTAATCATAATTCACTCCGTACTGGCACATAGATAAGGCTTTGTTTTGCGCTTATTACGATGCCCTTCTCAATACGGATTTTGCGTATCTACATTTGAGTCAATAAAAAAGGGCCCCTAAGGCCCTTTAAAATAGATATAACCAAACCTGACGTTTAACTTAAAACACCTTCAGCGCGAAGACTGGCCAAGCTTGCGGCATCGTAGCCCGCTAGCTCAGCTAGCACCGACTCAGTGTCACTACCGGGCCGCGGTGCACCCTTAAGCACCTCAGGCGCGGTGCGACTAAATTTAGGCGCCGGCCCCGGCTGTATTTGGCCCTCCACTTCAATAAAGGATTTTCTGGCGACATTGTGCGGGTGTTTTGGCGCTTCGCTCATCGACAGGATTGGCGCAAAGCAGGCATCTGAGCCTTCAAATATTTCACACCACTGATCGCGAGTTTTGGTCAAAAATATTTCAGTGAGTTTCTGCTTCAGCTCGGGCCAGCGTGAAGTATCCATTTGCGCGCCAAAGCTGTCTTCGTCTAGACCGAGTTTTTCTTTAAGAATGTGGTAAAACTGGGGCTCGATAGGACCGATAGACACGTGCTTAGCATCACTGGTTTCGTAGGTTTCATAAAAATGCGCGCCGGT
It includes:
- a CDS encoding sugar-binding transcriptional regulator, producing the protein MDNKSNSELKRLDDAARAAWLYYVAKNTQDEIAQKLDVSRQSAQRLVALAVSEGLVKVRLEHPITQCMELAQQLKERFGMLDCEVVPSDPSSPNDNHGLAQCGAAILERYLKSETPKVLAFGTGRALKACIDELPAMQCHHHKLVSMLGNMMSDGAASAFDIVVSMANRVNAKHYPMPLPVIASSVQEKKMLHSLQPVKSIFRLIEQADATFVGVGQITDSSPLFVDGFIDDDELDAVMTDGAKGEVISWLYDDNGKLLKNEINKRVVSAPLIINAKKPVYGIAAGEDKIVAIHAALKGKLLNSLITNEYTAKALLNLSSQ
- a CDS encoding purine-cytosine permease family protein, with amino-acid sequence MPSNKINILFSDVNEEQLPVANNKLHGWKHFAGLYAGEHVAATEFVIGATFVALGAATKDILLGLLIGNLLAMCSWWLLTAPIAVETRLSLYNYLNKIAGNSMTKLYNWANVAIFSVISAAMITVSSTAVRFLFNIPAQLNWYPSSFWFVLIVIAMGSIVVLVAMYGFSTVADFSKVCAPWLFVIFIAGSFNLFPGLSFHVLGDTAITNWSDFIAIGDSSIWTGFTGSGEKGIGLLEVIGFAWAANSITHFGLIDMAIFRFAKRKRYGLLSGVGMFFGHYIAWISAGIMGAGAAVLLKTTITSLDPGDVAYHALGLTGFVIIIIAGWTTANANLYRAGLAAQSIFVNHSREKTTAVVGVVTVIIACFPFVFSQMLPLLTYAGLLVVPVGGIVFAEHVLFPKIGLTRYWAKYQNISRSVPAIGSWALALMFGFGLNALDVMSFYYLFIPTWMFTIVTYTLLAKKYGADRNYSEEIAAEALEQQQIVEFQDAQAIHDQAFVVDTSVVSRVLNAVSVISLLIIAGFACQVMFFSSSMEIYRINKSQFETYCFIFTIAYFGSAYTSLRRQKKLNA
- a CDS encoding SAM-dependent methyltransferase, whose translation is MISPIMLAERGLVPDPLLRRGIRRELADRLVQECSGDLHRNEARRRQFRHELSVSAIAIKTGEANEQHYEVPAALFQLMLGPCLKYSSCWWGENCQSLADAEQAMLAIYAERAQLENGQKILDLGCGWGSFTLWAAARYPQSQITAVSNSSAQRAFIEAQAALRGLNNVKVITCNVGELTLTERFDRVVTIEMLEHVRNYRELLANVSGWLEPNGLMFVHIFCHAYLHYPFDGGWMTDNFFSGGQMPAFDTLMHFSEHMRMVDSWRVNGEHYSKTLEAWLVKLDANKAQALSILKDAPNPKIQFQRWRMFMLACSELFAYRGGQEWFVGHYLLTPGQLAD
- a CDS encoding HAD family hydrolase, which gives rise to MNNNIKLIIFDCDGVLIDSEIISATVLIEKLRELRVDIDFQYVQRHFLGYSFKSVREKVFDNFHVNLPKSFEAEYRTVLLEQFRCELQPTDGVQALLSGLQLQFCLATSSSPERTAEALRISGLEDFFTAKIFTAEDVSQGKPAPDLFLYAATKMGVAPSECLVIEDSHAGVTAAISAGMQVAHYTGGRHLAGTVSKVIDAFPHVPVIPHWKDLVELLPAAE